In Camelus dromedarius isolate mCamDro1 chromosome 3, mCamDro1.pat, whole genome shotgun sequence, one DNA window encodes the following:
- the LOC105090633 gene encoding cytoplasmic 60S subunit biogenesis factor ZNF622 isoform X2, with protein MATYTCNTCRVALYDAEAQRAHYKTDWHRYNLRRKVAGMAPVSAEGFQERVRAQRALAEPESKGAATYCAVCSKKFASFKAYENHLKSRRHVELEKKAVSRKVAIMNEKNLEKGLGVDSVDKDAVNAAIQQAIKAQPSTSPKKAPLVPEAESPSPVAVAAGGRGTQQRAPAEKPPRLQWFEQQAKKLAKQQGEEESEEDLDGDDWEDLDSDEELECEDAEAMDEEEEQDAEEEEAGVSAPVGAIPVTDCLFCPHHSSSLMKNVAHMTKVHSFFIPDIEYLSDLKGLIKYLGEKVGVGKICLWCNEKGKSFYSTEAVQAHMNDRSHCKLFTDGDALLEFADFYDFRSSYPDHKEGEDPDETEDLPSGKTLEYDDETMELILPSGAALMRQRDMQYVQRMKAKWMLKTGMQNNAIRQKHFRPQVLF; from the exons ATGGCGACCTACACCTGCAACACCTGCCGCGTGGCGCTGTACGACGCGGAGGCGCAGCGGGCCCACTACAAGACGGACTGGCACCGCTACAACCTGAGGCGCAAAGTGGCCGGCATGGCCCCGGTCAGCGCCGAGGGCTTCCAGGAGCGGGTGCGGGCGCAGCGGGCCCTGGCGGAGCCGGAGAGCAAGGGCGCGGCCACCTACTGCGCCGTCTGCAGTAAGAAGTTTGCCTCCTTCAAGGCCTACGAAAACCATCTCAAGTCCCGGCGGCATGTGGAGCTGGAGAAGAAGGCGGTGAGTAGGAAAGTGGCGATAATGAATGAAAAGAACTTGGAGAAAGGGCTGGGCGTGGACAGTGTGGACAAGGATGCGGTGAACGCGGCCATCCAGCAGGCCATCAAGGCCCAGCCGTCCACGTCACCCAAGAAGGCGCCCCTTGTGCCCGAGGCGGAGTCCCCGAGTCCCGTGGCCGTGGCTGCTGGAGGACGTGGGACTCAGCAGCGAGCCCCTGCCGAGAAACCTCCCCGGCTGCAGTGGTTTGAACAGCAGGCAAAGAAGCTGGCGAagcagcagggggaggaggagagtgaggaggaCCTGGATGGAGATG ACTGGGAAGATCTTGATTCTGATGAGGAATTGGAGTGTGAGGATGCTGAAGCCATggacgaggaggaggagcaggatgcagaggaggaagaggctggagtGAGCGCCCCAGTTGGCGCCATCCCCGTGACGGACTGCTTATTTTGTCCCCATCATTCAAGCTCCCTCATGAAGAATGTGGCTCATATGACCAAAgtccacagcttctttattcctGACATAGAATATCTTTCAGATCTTAAGGGACTGATTAAATATTTGG GAGAGAAAGTTGGTGTCGGGAAGATTTGCTTGTGGTGCAACGAGAAAGGGAAATCCTTCTACTCCACGGAAGCTGTGCAGGCTCACATGAATGACAGGAGTCATTGTAAGCTCTTCACAGATGGAGATGCTCTTTTGGAATTTGCAGACTTCTATGATTTTAG GAGTAGCTACCCAGATCACAAGGAGGGGGAGGACCCTGATGAGACTGAGGACTTGCCCTCAGGAAAGACCTTGGAATATGATGACGAAACCATGGAGCTGATTCTCCCTTCCG GAGCAGCGCTCATGCGCCAGCGGGACATGCAGTACGTCCAGAGGATGAAGGCAAAGTGGATGCTGAAGACGGGGATGCAGAACAACGCCATCAGGCAGAAGCACTTCAGGCCACAGGTGCTGTTCTGA
- the LOC105090633 gene encoding cytoplasmic 60S subunit biogenesis factor ZNF622 isoform X1 yields the protein MATYTCNTCRVALYDAEAQRAHYKTDWHRYNLRRKVAGMAPVSAEGFQERVRAQRALAEPESKGAATYCAVCSKKFASFKAYENHLKSRRHVELEKKAVSRKVAIMNEKNLEKGLGVDSVDKDAVNAAIQQAIKAQPSTSPKKAPLVPEAESPSPVAVAAGGRGTQQRAPAEKPPRLQWFEQQAKKLAKQQGEEESEEDLDGDDWEDLDSDEELECEDAEAMDEEEEQDAEEEEAGVSAPVGAIPVTDCLFCPHHSSSLMKNVAHMTKVHSFFIPDIEYLSDLKGLIKYLGEKVGVGKICLWCNEKGKSFYSTEAVQAHMNDRSHCKLFTDGDALLEFADFYDFRSSYPDHKEGEDPDETEDLPSGKTLEYDDETMELILPSGARVGHRSLMRYYKQRFGLSRAVAVAKNQKAVGRVLQQYRALGWTGSTGAALMRQRDMQYVQRMKAKWMLKTGMQNNAIRQKHFRPQVLF from the exons ATGGCGACCTACACCTGCAACACCTGCCGCGTGGCGCTGTACGACGCGGAGGCGCAGCGGGCCCACTACAAGACGGACTGGCACCGCTACAACCTGAGGCGCAAAGTGGCCGGCATGGCCCCGGTCAGCGCCGAGGGCTTCCAGGAGCGGGTGCGGGCGCAGCGGGCCCTGGCGGAGCCGGAGAGCAAGGGCGCGGCCACCTACTGCGCCGTCTGCAGTAAGAAGTTTGCCTCCTTCAAGGCCTACGAAAACCATCTCAAGTCCCGGCGGCATGTGGAGCTGGAGAAGAAGGCGGTGAGTAGGAAAGTGGCGATAATGAATGAAAAGAACTTGGAGAAAGGGCTGGGCGTGGACAGTGTGGACAAGGATGCGGTGAACGCGGCCATCCAGCAGGCCATCAAGGCCCAGCCGTCCACGTCACCCAAGAAGGCGCCCCTTGTGCCCGAGGCGGAGTCCCCGAGTCCCGTGGCCGTGGCTGCTGGAGGACGTGGGACTCAGCAGCGAGCCCCTGCCGAGAAACCTCCCCGGCTGCAGTGGTTTGAACAGCAGGCAAAGAAGCTGGCGAagcagcagggggaggaggagagtgaggaggaCCTGGATGGAGATG ACTGGGAAGATCTTGATTCTGATGAGGAATTGGAGTGTGAGGATGCTGAAGCCATggacgaggaggaggagcaggatgcagaggaggaagaggctggagtGAGCGCCCCAGTTGGCGCCATCCCCGTGACGGACTGCTTATTTTGTCCCCATCATTCAAGCTCCCTCATGAAGAATGTGGCTCATATGACCAAAgtccacagcttctttattcctGACATAGAATATCTTTCAGATCTTAAGGGACTGATTAAATATTTGG GAGAGAAAGTTGGTGTCGGGAAGATTTGCTTGTGGTGCAACGAGAAAGGGAAATCCTTCTACTCCACGGAAGCTGTGCAGGCTCACATGAATGACAGGAGTCATTGTAAGCTCTTCACAGATGGAGATGCTCTTTTGGAATTTGCAGACTTCTATGATTTTAG GAGTAGCTACCCAGATCACAAGGAGGGGGAGGACCCTGATGAGACTGAGGACTTGCCCTCAGGAAAGACCTTGGAATATGATGACGAAACCATGGAGCTGATTCTCCCTTCCG GTGCCAGAGTGGGTCATCGCTCCCTGATGAGATACTACAAACAGCGGTTTGGCTTGTCCAGAGCCGTGGCCGTTGCTAAGAACCAGAAGGCGGTGGGCCGGGTCCTGCAGCAGTACAGAGCCCTGGGCTGGACCGGGAGCACAG GAGCAGCGCTCATGCGCCAGCGGGACATGCAGTACGTCCAGAGGATGAAGGCAAAGTGGATGCTGAAGACGGGGATGCAGAACAACGCCATCAGGCAGAAGCACTTCAGGCCACAGGTGCTGTTCTGA
- the RETREG1 gene encoding reticulophagy regulator 1 isoform X1 has product MPEGEDFGPGKSWEVINSKPDERPGLSHCIAESWMNFSLFLQEMSLFKQQSPGKFCLLVCSVCTFFTILGSYIPGVILSYLLLLCAFLCPLLKCNDIGQKIYSKIKSFLLKLDFGIREYINQKKRERAEADKEKSHKDDSELDFSALCPKISLTTAAKELSVSDTDVSEVTWTDNGTFNLSEGYTPQTDTSDDLDRPSEEVFSRDLSDFPSLENGTGTNDEDELSLGLPTELRRKKEQLDSGPRPSKERQSAAGLTLPLGSDQTFHLMSNLAGDVITAAVTAAIKDQLGGVQHALSQAAPSLGEDTDTEEGDDFELLDQSELDQIESELGLSQDEEEEAQQNRKSSGFLSNLLGGH; this is encoded by the exons ctGGGAAGTTATCAATTCCAAACCAGATGAGAGACCTGGGCTCAGCCACTGTATTGCAGAATCATGGATGAATTTCAGCCTATTTCTTCAagaaatgtctctttttaaacaGCAGAGCCCCGGCAAG TTTTGTCTCCTGGTCTGCAGTGTGTGCACATTTTTTACGATCTTGGGAAGCTACATTCCTGGGGTTATACTCAGCTATCTACTGT tactGTGTGCATTTTTGTGCCCACTGTTAAAGTGTAATGATATTGGACAAAAAATATACAGCAAAATCAAGTCATTTCTGCTGAAACTAGATTTTGGAATCAGAGAATATATTAACCAGAAGAAACGCGAGAGAGCCG aagcagataaagaaaaaagtcacaaagATGATAGTGAATTAGACTTTTCCGCTCTTTGTCCTAAG ATTAGCCTCACGACTGCCGCCAAAGAGTTGTCTGTGTCTGACACAGACGTGTCCGAGGTCACCTGGACGGACAATGGGACCTTCAACCTTTCAGAAGGCTACACTCCTCAGACCGACACTTCTGACG ATCTCGACCGACCTAGTGAGGAAGTTTTCTCTCGAGACCTTTCAGATTTTCCCTCTCTAGAAAATGGCACGGGAACAAATGATGAAGATGAATTAAGCCTTGGCTTGCCCACTGAGCTcaggagaaaaaaggaacagcTGGACAGTGGTCCCAGGCCGAGCAAAGAGAGGCAGTCAGCGGCTGGTCTCACCCTTCCCCTGGGCAGTGACCAGACCTTTCACTTGATGAGCAACCTGGCTGGGGATGTCATCACTGCCGCAGTGACCGCTGCTATCAAAGACCAGTTAGGGGGCGTGCAGCACGCACTGTCGCAGGCTGCACCCAGCCTGGGGGAGGACACAGACACGGAAGAAGGTGATGACTTTGAACTACTTGACCAGTCAGAGCTCGATCAGATTGAGAGTGAACTGGGACTTTCACAAGACGAGGAGGAAGAAGCCCAGCAAAACAGGAAGTCTTCGGGCTTCCTTTCAAATCTGCTCGGAGGCCATTAG